Proteins encoded in a region of the Phalacrocorax carbo chromosome 15, bPhaCar2.1, whole genome shotgun sequence genome:
- the FOXN4 gene encoding forkhead box protein N4 — MIESDIPSIMSGIIRNSGQNHHPSQEYRLLASDPSQLSEDDLPSDLQSLSWLTSVDVPRLQQMASGRMDFSLGVQNAVLQQTGPVASNMHSTGAPGAMIHVQASLPQGILGLNSISTHGANMSQYAVGGQPSPSLQTQQQLFPPSHSQQVFALAQNTQQCNPAAIYNTSYGTQPHYSQPRLAPHSAQELHPKHYPKPIYSYSCLIAMALKNSKTGSLPVSEIYSFMKEHFPYFRTAPDGWKNSVRHNLSLNKCFEKVENKMSGTSRKGCLWALNPAKIDKMEEEMQKWKRKDLAAIHRSMANPEELDKLITDRPENCRRPSKQAEPEVSTLNHMAAAQGRISISQLQPQPIMTLSLQSIPLHHQIQTQARIAPDSPAPAQTPPLHTLPDMSHSPLPHHPMGRAPPDFLNMTADMNTEVDALDPSIMDFALQGNIWEEMKDDSFSLDTLGAFNNSPLHLSDCDLGTPGLTPVSSGSDHSFSDLQVTGLYTTYTTLDNVAAAQYMNPQGNKPIALL; from the exons ACTGTTAGCTTCTGACCCCTCCCAGCTGAGTGAAGATGACCTCCCCAGTGACTTACAGTCCTTGTCGTGGCTGACATCTGTTGATGTTCCTCGGTTACAACAGATGGCCAGTGGAAGAATGGATTTTAGCCTTGGTGTCCAGAATGCAGTGCTACAACAGACAG GTCCCGTAGCAAGCAACATGCACTCGACAGGAGCACCTGGAGCGATGATTCATGTCCAGGCCAGCCTGCCACAGGGAATCCTGGGACTGAATTCTATTTCAACACACGGAGCAAAT atgAGCCAGTACGCTGTAGGTGGGCAGCCATCTCCTAGTTTACAAACACAGCAACAACTCTTTCCTCCTTCTCATTCACAGCAAGTGTTTGCCCTAGCACAGAACACTCAACAG TGTAACCCAGCAGCAATCTACAACACATCCTATGGGACTCAGCCACACTATTCTCAGCCACGCCTGGCTCCTCACTCTGCCCAAGAACTGCATCCAAAGCATTACCCCAAGCCGATCTATTCATATAG TTGCTTGATTGCAATGGCgctgaagaacagcaaaacaggcAGCCTCCCAGTGAGTGAGATCTACAGCTTCATGAAGGAGCACTTTCCCTACTTCAGG ACAGCCCCTGACGGCTGGAAGAACTCTGTGCGCCACAACCTGTCTCTGAATAAGTGTTTTGAGAAGGTGGAGAACAAGATGAGTGGCACCTCTCGCAAAGGGTGCCTGTGGGCTCTCAATCCTGCCAAGATCGACAAGATGGAAGAGGAGATGCAGAAGTGGAAGCGGAAGGACTTAGCTGCTATTCACAGGAGCATGGCTAACCCAG AGGAGCTAGACAAGCTGATCACTGACAGACCTGAGAACTGCAGGCGGCCCAGCAAACAGGCAGAGCCTGAGGTCTCCACCCTGAACCACATGGCAGCAGCCCAAGGCCgaatctccatctcccagctgcagcctcagcCGATCATGACACTTTCGCTGCAGTCCATCCCCCTGCACCATCAGATCCAGACCCAGGCCCGCATCGCCCCAGACTCACCAGCACCTGCGCAAACACCTCCTCTCCATACTCTGCCTGACATGAGCCACAGCCCTCTTCCCCACCATCCCATGGGGCGCGCGCCTCCGGACTTCCTGAACATGACAGCAGACATGAACACAGAGGTGGATGCTCTTGACCCAAGCATTATGGATTTCGCATTGCAAG GTAATATATGGGAGGAAATGAAAGACGACAGCTTCAGCCTTGACACCCTGGGTGCCTTCAACAACTCCCCGCTCCACCTCTCAGACTGTGACCTGGGCACCCCCGGCCTCACTCCCGTCTCCAGTGGCAGCGATCACTCCTTCTCAGACTTGCAGGTCACCGGCCTTTACACCACCTACACGACACTGGACAACGTAGCGGCAGCTCAGTATATGAACCCCCAAGGCAACAAACCCATCGCTCTGCTCTGA